In Limisphaera ngatamarikiensis, one DNA window encodes the following:
- a CDS encoding RHS repeat-associated core domain-containing protein has translation MTYDGNGNVWNLVSASTGTETARYEYGPFGEPLRLTGAAAGWNPFRFSTKRTEDGTGLVLYEMRVYVPSLGRWPNGDPIGERGGRNLYGFVRNDPMGRFDRLGLFDRNSPSGNLEIPFSAQPCGNATALVNSGSAEVWACGSVKIIVIGPGQGGHGDAGEIILLPIGTGWVPMSDNEPPNVVCKMKYKCTMQCCCAFGNFNPVWKGKREWVYGRVFSKMKINPWTGQQERDRDSNLVWKNAKCEIDLIELERADKDCQDTSKDKCHIRIQLKSH, from the coding sequence GTGACGTACGACGGCAACGGGAACGTATGGAACCTGGTCTCGGCGAGCACAGGAACCGAGACTGCGCGGTACGAGTATGGACCGTTTGGGGAGCCTTTGCGGCTGACGGGCGCTGCGGCGGGGTGGAATCCGTTCCGGTTCAGCACGAAGCGGACGGAGGACGGCACGGGCCTGGTGCTGTACGAGATGCGGGTTTACGTTCCCTCGCTTGGTCGTTGGCCGAACGGAGACCCGATTGGGGAACGGGGTGGAAGAAACCTTTACGGGTTCGTTCGAAATGATCCAATGGGTCGGTTTGATCGCCTCGGGTTATTCGACCGCAACAGCCCGAGCGGAAATCTCGAGATACCCTTCTCAGCGCAGCCTTGCGGAAATGCGACGGCCCTAGTCAACAGTGGGTCCGCCGAAGTGTGGGCTTGTGGTTCCGTCAAGATCATAGTGATCGGGCCAGGTCAAGGCGGGCACGGGGATGCCGGTGAGATCATCCTATTGCCAATCGGCACGGGATGGGTTCCAATGTCTGACAACGAACCTCCCAACGTTGTGTGCAAAATGAAATACAAATGTACAATGCAGTGTTGTTGTGCATTCGGCAATTTCAATCCTGTGTGGAAAGGAAAACGGGAGTGGGTTTACGGTCGGGTGTTTTCCAAGATGAAAATCAACCCGTGGACAGGCCAACAAGAAAGGGACAGGGACAGCAACCTGGTGTGGAAAAATGCGAAGTGCGAGATTGACCTGATAGAGCTGGAAAGGGCCGACAAGGATTGCCAAGACACGTCGAAGGACAAATGCCACATACGAATTCAGTTGAAAAGCCATTGA
- a CDS encoding RHS repeat-associated core domain-containing protein, with protein sequence MGNDNPFCRNAGQKCSTTDVVLYQNRAYGRALGRWLSRDPIGERGGVNLYAAMVNEPQKLFDALGLECVGHSCSGYDEDGLHFCGPPSPPPTPRPHDPHG encoded by the coding sequence ATGGGGAACGATAATCCATTCTGTCGCAATGCTGGGCAAAAGTGCAGCACGACGGATGTGGTGCTGTACCAAAACCGTGCCTATGGTCGCGCCCTGGGAAGGTGGTTGAGCAGGGATCCGATTGGGGAACGAGGTGGAGTGAACCTTTACGCGGCCATGGTTAATGAGCCGCAAAAGCTGTTCGATGCTTTGGGGCTGGAGTGTGTCGGACACTCTTGCTCCGGTTATGATGAGGACGGTCTGCACTTCTGTGGCCCTCCAAGCCCGCCTCCGACGCCCCGACCACATGACCCGCATGGCTAA